One window of Magallana gigas chromosome 2, xbMagGiga1.1, whole genome shotgun sequence genomic DNA carries:
- the LOC136272866 gene encoding uncharacterized protein, giving the protein MMAFHMRCISQRIRACRPAVDFLQTPVPVHTDKRVQSAVTCVQQGPHDRVSLNHWEKICLPEPPANSIKQLVKKENHFGAPKDSFDSDPFFRHDLFVSNRNAKSGNKRFGPHKESHGFTGNVGTTDVLQNLESRLGLHSHWAIEKNFQKCCSVPQEEKVLFSEGGNSGRTPSNSDFEKERAKREEYLIKMKEFLEKSLPPIFEIGISFDAYSPNIVLENNYWVKKEINLGLQNYKIQVYKLRSVTALRFIHTRMCLLSTSCDLEENFVRVRWRVLGLKQLAALRRLQTYGKFWKISKIPDRQLEKDAVWYDGISYYYLNEEGLVNKHVITRVEEDSSSNVAPALSLKEKVARKMGVLSSKQI; this is encoded by the exons ATGATGGCATTTCATATGAGATGTATCAGTCAGAGGATACGCGCCTGTAGACCTGCCGTCGATTTCCTACAAACACCTGTCCCTGTCCACACGGACAAACGAGTGCAGAGTGCAGTCACCTGTGTTCAACAGGGGCCTCATGATAgg GTTTCCTTAAATCATTGGGAAAAAATCTGCCTACCTGAACCACCAGCTAATTCTATAAAACAATTGGTGAAAAAGGAAAACCATTTTGGAGCTCCAAAAGACTCTTTTGATTCTGACCCGTTTTTTAGACATGACTTGTTTGTATCAAACAGAAATGCAAAATCAGGAAACAAGAGGTTTGGTCCACACAAGGAATCACATGGATTCACTGGCAATGTTGGTACAACTGATGTGTTGCAAAACTTAGAATCTAGGTTGGGACTCCACTCACATTGGGCTATAGAGAAAAACTTTCAGAAATGCTGTTCAGTCCCACAGGAAGAAAAAGTTCTGTTTTCTGAGGGAGGAAATTCTGGAAGAACTCCTTCAAATTCAGATTTTGAAAAGGAGCGGGCAAAGCGAGAGGAATACCTCATAAAAATGAAGGAATTTTTAGAGAAATCG CTTCCACCAATCTTTGAAATAGGTATATCTTTTGATGCTTATTCACCCAACATTGTGCTCGAGAACAATTACTGggttaaaaaggaaataaatct tgggctacagaactataaaatacaagtttacaaactGCGAAGCGTTACTGCATTAAGATTTATACATACAAGGATGTGTTTACTAAGTACCTCGTGTGATTTGGAGGAGAACTTTGTACGAGTCCGATGGAGAGTTCTGGGATTGAAGCAGTTGGCTGCATTACGGCGCCTTCAAACATATGGAAAATTCTGGAAGATTTCAAAAATTCCAGATAGACAACTAGAGAAAGATGCAGT ATGGTATGATGGAATTTCGTATTATTACCTCAATGAAGAGGGTTTAGTTAACAAGCATGTTATCACACGG GTGGAAGAGGATAGCAGTAGCAATGTTGCCCCAGCATTGTCCTTAAAAGAGAAAGTTGCAAGGAAGATGGGAGTCTTGTCCTCTAAGCAGATTTAG
- the LOC105321225 gene encoding palmitoyltransferase ZDHHC12-B: MKKKIFGRRILCGSHILIRGAHTLLVLGVPATLLYKETSLKKALIEREDLVYGCSYILLVLASLIFYYVSCLKNPGYLGPKNSKLTSKVDPEDHGDTDEDVSDTTPMMQESDSSGLIEQSVNEGRLKALKQRFRYCDYCEVEQPMRSKHCEDCKQCVRKHDHHCPWLDTCVGEGNHKYFWTFLLLTSVLVIWTFAITWTNFQYEQEWKHWWKTNVVFFINMVILSFGGFTVIGLLGFHTFLMFRGLTTWELVSRERITYLKHLSDDFHPFDEGCFMNMYNFLTVCKYREWECMYDRKVEQNGLV, translated from the exons ATGAAGAAGAAAATCTTTGGTCGCAGAATTTTATGTGGTAGTCACATCTTAATAAGAGGAGCTCACACTTTACTTGTCCTCGGAGTACCTGCAACACTCCTATATAAGGAGACTT cattgAAGAAAGCCCTTATTGAGCGAGAAGACTTAGTGTATGGATGTAGCTATATTCTTCTTGTTCTAGCATCCCTGATTTTTTATTATGTCAGTTGTTTGAAAAATCCTGGATATCTTGGACCAAAAAATTCCAAACTG ACATCAAAAGTTGACCCTGAAGATCATGGGGACACAGATGAAGATGTATCAGACACAACACCTATGATGCAAGAGTCAGATAGTTCTGGTTTGATTGAACAGTCAGTGAATGAGGGAAGGTTGAAGGCTCTGAAGCAGCGGTTTAGATACTGTGATTATTGTGAAGTTGAG CAACCGATGAGAAGTAAGCACTGCGAGGACTGCAAACAGTGTGTACGGAAACATGACCACCACTGTCCCTGGCTGGACACCTGTGTGGGGGAGGGCAACCACAAGTACTTCTGGACCTTCCTGTTGCTCACCTCTGTCCTCGTAATCTGGACCTTCGCAATCACATG GACAAACTTCCAATATGAACAGGAGTGGAAGCACTGGTGGAAGACAAATGTGGTGTTCTTTATAAACATGGTCATTTTGTCGTTTGGGGGCTTCACTGTGATTGGTCTACTGGGATTCCACACGTTCCTCATGTTCCGTGGACTAACCACCTGGGAGCTTGTGTCCAGGGAGCGCATTACCTATCTCAAGCACCTGAGTGATGACTTTCACCCATTTGATGAAGGGTGTTTTATGAATATGTATAACTTTCTCACTGTTTGCAAATACAGAGAATGGGAGTGTATGTATGATAGGAAAGTGGAGCAAAATGGACTGGTGTAG